The region AGGCTTTATTATCCAGAGTTTACTTGTACCTAGGAAACTGGACAGAGGCTTCAGATCTGGCAACTTTAGTAATTAACGATAGCAGCAATTATAAAATAATTACAGGATTGACAAGTACCAACAGCCCGTTTATTGCAGACAATAAAGAGGCTATTTTACAGATTCCTTATTCAAATGTTACTTATACTTATGAAGGCAGTGCATTGTTTTCATCTTCAGGAACATACATGTTAAGAAACGGAAACACACTATTTGAAACCGGTGATGCCCGAAAAACAAATTGGACTGGTACTACAGTTGCCGCAGATGGATTGACATATACAATTCCAAGAAAGTATAAAAATTCGTATACTACAACACCTGTAGAGCGTTCAACAATTCTTAGATTAGCAGAACTTTATCTGATAAGAGCCGAAGCCAGAGTAAAATTAAATGATATTACAGGCGCACAGCAAGATATCAATGTAATCAGAAACAGGGCTTTACTTGGCAACACTACCTTAACAGATTCTAATCAGTTACTGGAATTAATAGCTTTAGAAAGACAAAGAGAGCTATTTGCCGAAAATGGACACAGATGGTTCGATCTTAAAAGAACCGGAAAAATCGATGAAGTTCTAAGTACAACTCCGGGCAAAATATGGGCTTCAACAGACAGTCTATTCCCTATACCGGAAACAGCAAGACGCTCTAATCCTTTTTTAACTCAAAACTTAGGATATAATTAAATCATTTAAATAATTACTCAGGAATGTTTCATAAAAAAGCATTCCTGAGATTTTAAGAACACTATGGAAACAACCACAATTGTAAGAGTTGAGGACTTGTCGCATCAATACAGTAAGGATTGGGCAATTCAAAATATCAATTTCGAAATTAAAGAAAATAGGATTTTAGGCCTTTTAGGATCTAATGGAGCTGGAAAATCTACTACGATGAACATTCTTTGCGGCGTTCTAAACCAAACCAAAGGAAACATTTATATTGATGGAATTAACCTGAAAGAAAACCCCGTTGAAGCCAAAAAACTAATTGGTTTTTTACCTCAGACACCGCCGCTTCATTTGGATTTAACGGTTGATGAATATCTGATTCACTGTGCGCAATTAAGATTAGTTCCAAAAGAAAATCTTAGAAATGCGGTAGAAAAAGCAAAAGAAAAATGCGGGATTTCACACTTTAGCCACCGATTAATCAAAAACTTATCGGGAGGTTACAGACAACGTGTGGGAATTGCACAGGCCATTATTCATGAACCAAAATTGGTTGTTCTGGATGAGCCAACAAACGGATTAGATCCAAACCA is a window of Flavobacterium crocinum DNA encoding:
- a CDS encoding RagB/SusD family nutrient uptake outer membrane protein, producing the protein MKNNSIKYIYIFSFFLLIGLTGCDDMLEAELPINELSSEVVYASDPTAEATINGIYQSMVTNTYYNSLHTILGQTSDELILKTQLSNVYTTNEMIDTDSSAGTMWTEFYKTIYNANNAIIGISGSKTLTPTKAKQWIAEAKFLRAYSYFYLTNLWGDVPLVLTTNIDETSLAPRNTQTEIYNQIILDLKEAATDLPADFSGYSAIRVRATKAAAQALLSRVYLYLGNWTEASDLATLVINDSSNYKIITGLTSTNSPFIADNKEAILQIPYSNVTYTYEGSALFSSSGTYMLRNGNTLFETGDARKTNWTGTTVAADGLTYTIPRKYKNSYTTTPVERSTILRLAELYLIRAEARVKLNDITGAQQDINVIRNRALLGNTTLTDSNQLLELIALERQRELFAENGHRWFDLKRTGKIDEVLSTTPGKIWASTDSLFPIPETARRSNPFLTQNLGYN
- a CDS encoding ABC transporter ATP-binding protein, with translation METTTIVRVEDLSHQYSKDWAIQNINFEIKENRILGLLGSNGAGKSTTMNILCGVLNQTKGNIYIDGINLKENPVEAKKLIGFLPQTPPLHLDLTVDEYLIHCAQLRLVPKENLRNAVEKAKEKCGISHFSHRLIKNLSGGYRQRVGIAQAIIHEPKLVVLDEPTNGLDPNQILEVRNLIKKIAQDKAVIFSSHILSEVQATCQDIKMIENGHMVFSDTLDAFNNYIEADKLTASFENPPAVDALKEIPEITDAVYLSPKKVQITFSGTQEVAEKIVSLSVQKNWKLREIQFEKVSLDEIFAQLSKKAPSKNAILS